The genome window GAGTTTGCCTGGCGCGGCTATCTGACTCCCAAATTGATTGAATTGAAGCTGAACGATTGGGCGCTCTATTTTGTGTCAGGCCTTATATGGGCTTTATGGCATGCTGCGTATTATATGGTTTTCCTACCGGAAACGTATTTCGAGAATACGACCAGACTGAACTTTATGATCCTAGGGTGTGTGTTGATGATTGCCTGGTCCATAATGTATGTTGAAATATACCGTCTGACCGAATCTGTATGGCCATGTGTGATCATGCACGCTGTGGAGGATGGAGTACCGACCTTGTTGGTATCCGTAGCAGGGATCATCACGTTAACCCAAGCAGGGGAATTCTGGTTCAGTCCAACCACGGGGATTGTGACAACCGTTTTGTTTGTTGGTTTCGGGTTATTTCTAAGGTCAATTCGAAAGAAGAAGGAGCAGAAGATCAATCTTTGATCATAAAAAAAGAGCGGGGAAGCCCACTCTTACTGATCTGTCTTCAATGCAGAGCATAGTGCTGATATAAGGTTGGTCCGAAGATACATCAAGCAATCGATGTAATCGGATGTTTAACTTGCACCGGGTAGAGATGCTCACCGGGGGTTCTTACAAATAAGCCTTCATTGGTGAGGGTACTTTTTAGAACGAGATGTTCTGTTGCATCTGGTGTGAAATGGAAGGTGATTGTCTCTGTATCCTCATCTGCAATCTTATCCAAGATATCTTTCATATTTATTTCGTTTAAGCTAACAACGTCGAAGAGCTCAATATGATTGTCTTCTTTCTGATAAATAACAATGACGTTTTCATCTTCTAAGTAATTAATATCATTACTAAAGACATTCAGGCAATAAAACATGAGTATGCCTTGCGTCTGGGCGGTTCCGAAATGCCGAGAAACCGGCAATCTTTCCGATGCGAATTTTTGAATAAGATGTAAATCATCCGCGTTAGCAATATCGAGCCTCCGAAGGTTCACAGGTTTGGGTGATTTTTTTGCCGTATAATCCATTGAAAAAAGATGTTCTTCCACCGGCTTAAAACCAAACTTGGGGTAAAAATCAAGCACCGATTCATTGGCAAAAAGGTACATGAGATCGTATTTGTTCTCGTATTCCTCTAAAATTCTGTTCATTAAACGAGTGGATAGTCCTTTCCCTCGATAGTCGGGATGTGTCATCACTGTGCCGATTTGAATCGCTTTTTTCTGCTCCCCGTGAATGATGAGCTCAAGGATGTTAACGGAAGCATTGGCAACAACCCGATCTCCGTCCACAAATGAAAAAGGGATGTAGTTCTCGCCCCAGCATCCGTGCTGGTACCAATTTTCAAAATCAATATCAAAAGTCTCGGCAGCAAGCTCGAAAAAACTCTTGCGCAGTACTTCGTTGTTTTTATAATTCTTCATAAATGTTAATTCTTGCATGGTACTCTCTCCTTAACCCTCAATAGTAACTACATAATATGACCATGCAGTAACTGCAATTAAGTCAGTAATCTGGTATTCACTATTCAAAGTCTTGGTCCATTAATCTAAGGCAAAATGCACGACTGCGCTATATAACATTTTGGTGCGAATAGGATCAAACGTTACTTGATGTTGGACTTGCTTTACACGCAGCATTAATGCCTTATTGATTTCAATACGTTCTTCGATCGCTCGCGCCAGTTCATGAAAGTCATAAGCCTGCAAGCATTCGACTTTATCTTTTATGATATCCAGTGAAATTTCCATATTTAAGTCAAGCCTCCTCGGAATGTCGATCTGCAGGTTAAATGCCTGTCGAGCTTCATTGTAGAGGAGCTTTTCCAGTTCGGCAAGATGAATTCCACTCAACATATCAGAATCTAAAGAGACGAAGCCAACCGCCCGATATATATGTATAAATAAATTTGGATGTAAACATTGATTCAAGGCCGCTAATCTTTAGCATGAACGAAAAAGGAGAACAGCCAATGATCCGTGTTATGTTGATTGACGATGAAGAAGATGCACTAGATCTGCTTGAAATATTGCTTGGTCAAATGGGGAATGTGGAGATCGCTGGAAGATATCTAAATCCCCTTCAGGCGTTGGAAGATTTAAACCGAACCATGATAGATGCTGTGTTTTTGGATATCCAAATGCCGGGTATGAAGGGTACCGAAGCGGCTCGGCGAATAAGAAGCATTTCTCCTGAGTTGCCGATCATTTTCACGACGGCCTATGCCGAGTATGCATTAGAAGCGTTTGAGATTGATTCAACCGACTATCTGTTAAAGCCGTTTACGGTGAGCCGTTTACAGAATACGGTGGCACGGATAACCAAAGATCTGTACAAGCAGTCCAGTCTAACAGAGGAAAATAAGCCTTTAGTTCCGTCAGTTCTTTCTCTCGGAGGATTCCATATCATATCACCAGGCGATACGGGCAAGGAAGTTATATGGAAAACGAAAAAAGAGCGGGAGCTATGCGCATTTCTAATTCATCATGAAGGTAAGCGCGTAAATGCCGCTGTCATTATAGAGGCGTTGTGGCCGGGTTACGATCTCGATAAAGCCAAATCGTATTTGTACACCTGTCTTTCTTATCTTCGAAGAAGCTTGACAGAGCATGGCGTAGCAATTCATATCCGTAAAGGAAATCAGGGGTTTTCCGCTGAACTGAACGACATTACAATAGATGTCTCTCAATTCGAGACATTGTTAAATAAAATATTGGCGGAAGAGCACATAAATGAGCTTCATTATGATCAGATGAACGAGATGTACGTCGGAGATTATATGGATGGATGCAATTTTGACTGGGCAATTGCCAGACAGTTGAATATCAAGTCGTTGTATGTCCGTGCACTTCGCAAATGGTATATGTATTATCGTAGCCAAGGAAAGCTTTTGTTTGCAGCGAATAGCTTACAGCGATTACTGTCACTTGTTCCTGACTCCGAGATCGATGGACGTGAGTTGATTAGAATTCATCTGGAACTCAGTAACCGGAGTGAGGCATACCGTGTAAGTCAGGAGTTAGAGCAAGCCGTGCGCATTCAACTTGGAACAGAACTGGAGGAGGAGACGTTGTTATTGATTCAGAACACGATGGAGGGATCGGGGCGCACATTTCAATGAAACGCAAAATCGTTGCGATCCTAATTACATTGACAATGTTGTTCGCGACTTACGGTATGCTGTTAACATACTTTACTTTTAACAAGAAAACGATGCCGATGGCGGCCAATGGAGTCATGGACTTAACCAATTGGGCATTTCAGGAGAAGGGTGTCGTCCGGCTGGACGGGCAATGGGAGTTTTACCCGAATCGACTACTCTTCAGCCATCCCCTCACCTCTGAGGAAGCGGGAGATGAAGCCCCTTCTTTCATTCAGGTGCCCGGGTCATGGTCCAAACAGATGGATACGTTGGGTGTGGCAACGTATCGTTTGAGGCTTTTAATTGATGACGATAGCGTTATATATGGAATGAAGACGGCAGCCATATTGATCTCCAATAGGCTTATCGTCAACGGGCAAGTCGTGGGCTCAAGCGGGTATCCCGATCACAAAGACGATTATTGGGCGCTTAACAAGCCATATGTCAGTTATTTCACTTTAAAGCCAGGCTGGAACGATATCGTGATCGAAGTTGCCAACCATGAATTCCGGGTAACGAGTGGAATCGGGGAGTCTATCCAATTTGGCAAGGCTGACCAAATTGCGAAAATTCGGGATGTCGCGACAGCACACGATTGGATTGCCCTAACAGCCTTCCTGATCATGGGGCTGTATTTTATCGGATTATTTTCTCAGCGCAGGAATGATCAGTCCCTTGTTGTATTCGGACTCGTCTGTGTATTTATTGCAGCGTTTACAAGCATCAGCGGTGAGAGGGTGCTGTTCGATGCGCTGGGCCCACTTCCATTTTGGCTATATTTTCGCATTCAAATGGTGTTGACCATTGGGGTAGGTGTAGGATTTTTCTTGTATGTGTATACTGCTTTTCGTCCCTACAGTTATAGAGGATTTACGAAGGCAGGACTACTATCAGGAGGTGCTTTACTTCTCTTGCATATGGGCTTTGCTACGCAAATTACGACAGGGCCGTTTCGCCTTGTGACATCACTGTACGTCACGTTAGCTTTGTTGTACGCCACCTATGTGTTTGTATATGCTGTTCTAAATAGAGTGGCTGGCAGCTGGTATCTGGCTGTGGCGGCGATGGCTTTGAACGCGCTAGTGTTGAACCAGAACTTAAACGTCTACTTTGGCGTTCCGATCTATTCGCTGCCACCCGTCGAGCCATTTCTTGTACTGCTCATGCTTGCACTATTGATGTCGCTCCGCTTCTCAAACGCATTCCAGAGAATAGAGGAACTCTCGGGTCAGTTAATGGAGGCGGACAAGCACAAGGATGATTTTCTCGCACGTACCTCACACGAGTTTAAGACGCCTCTTCATGGTGTTATGAACATATCCCGGTCTATGCTTGATGATACTGCGTTACCTCCTACGTCAGGGCAACGAGAGAAGCTTCAGTTGATGATCGATATTACCAGGAAGCTTTCTCAGATTGTCTATGACATTCTGGACTTGTCGAAGCTTAAACAGGGGGAGCTTAGAATTGATCCGGCGCCAGTCGATGTCCGTTCAGTCGTAGAGATGCAAATCCGTTTCTACTCTTATCTCAGTGCGGAAAAGGAGATTCAACTCGTCAATCAGGTGCCAGCGGACTTGCCGCTCGCTTATGCTGATGAAATCAGGTTAAGTCAGGTCATTAGCAATCTGCTGGACAATGCAATCAAGTACACAGAGAACGGAACGATCATTGTTGCCGGGAAGGAACAAGAAGGCCTGTTGCAATTCGAAGTACAGGATACGGGAGCGGGTATACATCCGGAGGATATGCCGTATATCTTTGAGCCGTTCAAATCCATGGAAGAAGTAAGCCAACGCGGCTCCGGGCTTGGGCTGTCTATCGCTAAGCAGCTGATCAATCTGCAAGGGGGGACACTATCCGTGAGCTCAACCCTGGACGTGGGGACGACATTCACGTTTACCCTGCAGCGGGCAACGTCAAATAATGAAAATATAGCTAGCTCGGACCATTCATCAGCATCTTACATTCAACCTTTGGAGAACGAGTATTCGTTTCCTACACCGTATATTGCGAATGCCGCTGGTAAGCGCACGATTTTGATCGTTGATGATCAGTATGTCAATCTGAAGGTTTTGCTGGATACGCTACAATCCCATGACTATCGGATCATCGCAGTCAAAGATGGATACGAAGCACTTCGCCAGATCGATGAACCGGGCAGAATTGACCTTGTCATTCTGGACCTGATGATGCCAGGCATGTCCGGATACGAAGTATGTCAAGAAATTCGCAAGCGCTATTCACTCCTGGAGTTGCCCGTGTTGATGGTTACTGCGGCAATTCAACCACAGGATAAGGTGGCTGCATATCAGGTTGGAGCAAACGACTACTTGCCCAAACCGTTTGATTTGGAAGAATTAAAAGCCCGAATCGGAAGTTTGCTTGCCATGAAGGAATCATTGGGACGTGCAGTATATATGGAAGTGGCTTTCCTTCAATCGCAGATCAAGCCGCATTTTCTATATAACGTTCTTAATAGTATCGTTGCCTCCAGTTATACAGATATAGAGCGTGCACGGAGCATGATCATCGCGTTGGCTGATTATTTGCGAGGAAGCTTTCGGTTCAGCAATTCAGATAAACGCATCGAACTCGATGAGGAATTCAAGCTTATTCAAACCTATGTACAGATTGAGCAGGCAAGATTCAGGGACCGTATTTGCTTCCAATATGAGATTCCTGAAGAGGCATATCGTTTACAGATACCGCCGTTGCTGCTTCAGCCGTTGATCGAAAATGCGATTCGCCACGGCATCGGAGATCGAATTGAAGGCGGAACAGTGAAATTGATAGTGCAGAGATTAGAAGAGGATTGGTTATTTGTTGTATCCGATGACGGAGTCGGAATTCCTCCCGACCGTATGAAGATATTACTTGAACATAGCGAATCGGCCGTCCAGCAAGGAGTAGGTTTACGAAATATCGATAAGCGATTGAGATTTGAATACGGAACTTCACTGGTACTAACGAGTGAACCTGGGCATGGAACGAGCGTTGCCTTTCATATTCCTAATGGGCTTTCTTAAGAGAACATGTGTTATATCAATGGGTTCCATCGTACATGCGGTGGGGCTCTTTTTGTATTTATTTGATGGATAGTTAACTGAAAATGTGGATTGGTGGACGGGTATGATTAATGTCGTCGAATAAAGTCGAATAACATCGTTTTTTAAGGTTTTTTTAAGGTGTGCTCCGTTATGCTGAGTAGAATGCAACTGATTAATATTGCGGAGGGGGAGACATGTAATGATTTCAGTGGGGGGAGCAAGTAAGAAATACGGAAATTTTCGAAGAATGGCACATCTGTTTCTAGCCATCATTCTTTTTATACCATCTTTAGTGATTGGGGGCGGTGTAACTTCGGCGGCATCCGGCTGGTCGATCATTGATGGGAATGGAGCAACTGGCATTAATGTAAATTCAGCCATGAGGGGTGAAAAACCTGCCATAGTGGAATGGAATGGTGAGATTTATGTGGCATGGAAAGAAACGATTCCGAGTACGCCTACGATTAGCCAGATCAGAGTTAAAAAGTTTAATGGCTCAAACTGGATTAGTGTTGACGGCGGTCACCCAACATATGGTCTGAATTACGATTTGACCAAAGATGTCGTATCTCCGACCCTCGCCGTGTACAATAACGCTCTATATTTGTCTTGGACGGAAATGAAAACTTCTTCTATTGGCCAGATTCGGGTCAAAAAATATGATGGTACGAGCTGGACAAATGCTGAAGGAGGAAGCACAGAAGGAATTAATGAAAGTCCCTCCGTAAGCGCGGGTACTCCCAAGTTGGCTGAATACAATAATGAGTTGTACGCAATCTGGACAGAAGCAGCTAAGATTCGCGCTAAGAAGTATAATGGCGTCACGTGGACAAGCCTTGACGGGGGCGGAGCAGATGGGTTGAACGTGAGTCCAGGCAGTGGAGCAGGTAGCCCCGTCATGGCTGTATATGGTAATGATTTATATGCTCTATGGTCTGAAAAAGTGGGTACCGGCTATTATTCGGTGCGTGCTAAGAAGTATGATGGCAACAATTGGACAGTAGTCGACGGTGGAGTTGGATTGAACAAGGTTAGTTGGAACAACGCAATAACCCCGGTCTTAAGTGTTATCGATGATCATCTGTATGTAGCATGGGTAGAAGCCCGCGGTGGTCAATATAGCACGGATGATCAGATCCGTGTCAAAAAATTTGACGGCATCACCTGGACTAATATTGATGGAGATGGCGAATATGGTATCAACGTAAATATAGGGATGCGTGCTTTTGAAGTTCAGTTAGCTAGTTTGAA of Paenibacillus sp. FSL R5-0517 contains these proteins:
- a CDS encoding CPBP family intramembrane glutamic endopeptidase — its product is MSAARIKLSLLVFMVVVLASGWIGVWVDTMMPEQPAENSLGMGLWLILPLLMMLLLRIVNRDWKDIGVRFKLEGNLKWYGAALLIYPVVMVIVVGLAFLFNSARAADVELNTLLPLIGVSIAGSFMKNIFEEFAWRGYLTPKLIELKLNDWALYFVSGLIWALWHAAYYMVFLPETYFENTTRLNFMILGCVLMIAWSIMYVEIYRLTESVWPCVIMHAVEDGVPTLLVSVAGIITLTQAGEFWFSPTTGIVTTVLFVGFGLFLRSIRKKKEQKINL
- a CDS encoding response regulator codes for the protein MIRVMLIDDEEDALDLLEILLGQMGNVEIAGRYLNPLQALEDLNRTMIDAVFLDIQMPGMKGTEAARRIRSISPELPIIFTTAYAEYALEAFEIDSTDYLLKPFTVSRLQNTVARITKDLYKQSSLTEENKPLVPSVLSLGGFHIISPGDTGKEVIWKTKKERELCAFLIHHEGKRVNAAVIIEALWPGYDLDKAKSYLYTCLSYLRRSLTEHGVAIHIRKGNQGFSAELNDITIDVSQFETLLNKILAEEHINELHYDQMNEMYVGDYMDGCNFDWAIARQLNIKSLYVRALRKWYMYYRSQGKLLFAANSLQRLLSLVPDSEIDGRELIRIHLELSNRSEAYRVSQELEQAVRIQLGTELEEETLLLIQNTMEGSGRTFQ
- a CDS encoding GNAT family N-acetyltransferase, translating into MQELTFMKNYKNNEVLRKSFFELAAETFDIDFENWYQHGCWGENYIPFSFVDGDRVVANASVNILELIIHGEQKKAIQIGTVMTHPDYRGKGLSTRLMNRILEEYENKYDLMYLFANESVLDFYPKFGFKPVEEHLFSMDYTAKKSPKPVNLRRLDIANADDLHLIQKFASERLPVSRHFGTAQTQGILMFYCLNVFSNDINYLEDENVIVIYQKEDNHIELFDVVSLNEINMKDILDKIADEDTETITFHFTPDATEHLVLKSTLTNEGLFVRTPGEHLYPVQVKHPITSIA
- a CDS encoding DUF2536 family protein; translated protein: MEISLDIIKDKVECLQAYDFHELARAIEERIEINKALMLRVKQVQHQVTFDPIRTKMLYSAVVHFALD
- a CDS encoding ATP-binding protein yields the protein MKRKIVAILITLTMLFATYGMLLTYFTFNKKTMPMAANGVMDLTNWAFQEKGVVRLDGQWEFYPNRLLFSHPLTSEEAGDEAPSFIQVPGSWSKQMDTLGVATYRLRLLIDDDSVIYGMKTAAILISNRLIVNGQVVGSSGYPDHKDDYWALNKPYVSYFTLKPGWNDIVIEVANHEFRVTSGIGESIQFGKADQIAKIRDVATAHDWIALTAFLIMGLYFIGLFSQRRNDQSLVVFGLVCVFIAAFTSISGERVLFDALGPLPFWLYFRIQMVLTIGVGVGFFLYVYTAFRPYSYRGFTKAGLLSGGALLLLHMGFATQITTGPFRLVTSLYVTLALLYATYVFVYAVLNRVAGSWYLAVAAMALNALVLNQNLNVYFGVPIYSLPPVEPFLVLLMLALLMSLRFSNAFQRIEELSGQLMEADKHKDDFLARTSHEFKTPLHGVMNISRSMLDDTALPPTSGQREKLQLMIDITRKLSQIVYDILDLSKLKQGELRIDPAPVDVRSVVEMQIRFYSYLSAEKEIQLVNQVPADLPLAYADEIRLSQVISNLLDNAIKYTENGTIIVAGKEQEGLLQFEVQDTGAGIHPEDMPYIFEPFKSMEEVSQRGSGLGLSIAKQLINLQGGTLSVSSTLDVGTTFTFTLQRATSNNENIASSDHSSASYIQPLENEYSFPTPYIANAAGKRTILIVDDQYVNLKVLLDTLQSHDYRIIAVKDGYEALRQIDEPGRIDLVILDLMMPGMSGYEVCQEIRKRYSLLELPVLMVTAAIQPQDKVAAYQVGANDYLPKPFDLEELKARIGSLLAMKESLGRAVYMEVAFLQSQIKPHFLYNVLNSIVASSYTDIERARSMIIALADYLRGSFRFSNSDKRIELDEEFKLIQTYVQIEQARFRDRICFQYEIPEEAYRLQIPPLLLQPLIENAIRHGIGDRIEGGTVKLIVQRLEEDWLFVVSDDGVGIPPDRMKILLEHSESAVQQGVGLRNIDKRLRFEYGTSLVLTSEPGHGTSVAFHIPNGLS